One region of Hemiscyllium ocellatum isolate sHemOce1 chromosome 4, sHemOce1.pat.X.cur, whole genome shotgun sequence genomic DNA includes:
- the plekhf2 gene encoding pleckstrin homology domain-containing family F member 2 isoform X2: MVDRLANSEANARRIGMVESCFGAAGQPLTIPGRVLIGEGVLTKLCRKKPKARQFFLFNDILVYGNIVIQKKKYNKQHIIPLENVTIDSIEDDGELRNGWLIKTPTKSFAVYAATATEKSEWMNHINKCVTDLLSKSGKVPSNEHAAVWVPDSEANICMRCQKVKFTPVSRRHHCRKCGFVVCGPCSEKRFLLPSQSSKPVRVCSFCYDLLSTGQLTATLPNRSEFYRGSLQSPRNLSDEDDDEDSSD, encoded by the coding sequence ATGGTGGACCGTTTAGCAAACAGTGAGGCAAATGCTCGCCGCATTGGCATGGTTGAGAGTTGTTTTGGAGCAGCTGGCCAACCTCTAACTATTCCAGGTCGTGTACTTATAGGCGAGGGTGTTCTTACAAAGCTTTGTCGAAAGAAGCCGAAAGCAAGGCAATTTTTCCTATTCAATGACATTCTTGTTTATGGTAATATTGTCATCCAAAAGAAAAAATACAACAAACAGCATATAATTCCATTGGAGAACGTTACAATTGATTCCATTGAAGATGATGGTGAGTTGCGTAATGGCTGGCTTATTAAGACACCAACTAAATCTTTTGCTGTTTATGCTGCTACTGCCACTGAGAAATCTGAATGGATGAATCATATTAACAAGTGTGTTACTGATTTGTTGTCAAAAAGTGGGAAAGTACCCAGTAATGAGCACGCTGCTGTTTGGGTGCCTGATTCAGAGGCAAATATATGCATGCGTTGCCAGAAAGTCAAATTCACACCAGTCAGCCGCCGACATCATTGCCGAAAATGTGGATTTGTCGTTTGTGGGCCTTGTTCAGAAAAACGATTTCTTCTTCCCAGCCAATCCTCCAAACCAGTACGTGTCTGCTCCTTCTGCTATGATCTGCTCTCTACTGGCCAGCTGACTGCAACTCTGCCAAATCGTTCTGAGTTTTACCGTGGCTCCCTCCAGTCCCCTAGAAATTTATCAGATGAAGATGATGATGAAGACAGCAGTGATTAA